A window of Tautonia plasticadhaerens contains these coding sequences:
- a CDS encoding GltB/FmdC/FwdC-like GXGXG domain-containing protein, whose amino-acid sequence MSIAGHESLTIDCAGRPVREINRAIRSAIAGGQSRLRLLNPAARHNLGVALPEGVHLRVDGPAGYYAAGLNDGATVEVAGGVGWGAAESMRDGTVVIDGDAGNAVAASIRAGTVVVRGDPSTRAGIAMKGGLLIIGGDAGPMAGFMMQKGILVICGDAADSMYAGTVYVGGVVGAPGSDVVEGEIAPDEEAMLRERLDRWAVPAPAGFRKLVSGRRLWNFQRADLEFWKDAL is encoded by the coding sequence GTGAGCATCGCCGGTCACGAATCGCTGACGATCGATTGCGCCGGCCGCCCGGTCCGGGAGATCAACCGCGCCATCCGCTCGGCGATCGCCGGCGGGCAGTCCCGATTGCGGCTGCTCAACCCCGCCGCGAGGCACAACCTGGGCGTCGCCCTGCCCGAGGGGGTCCACCTCCGGGTCGACGGGCCGGCGGGCTACTACGCGGCCGGCCTGAACGACGGCGCGACGGTCGAGGTCGCCGGCGGCGTCGGCTGGGGAGCGGCCGAGAGCATGAGGGACGGCACGGTCGTCATCGACGGCGACGCCGGCAACGCGGTGGCCGCCTCGATCCGGGCCGGGACGGTCGTCGTGCGGGGGGATCCCTCCACCCGGGCCGGGATCGCCATGAAGGGCGGGCTGCTGATCATCGGCGGCGACGCCGGGCCGATGGCCGGCTTCATGATGCAGAAGGGGATCCTCGTCATCTGCGGCGACGCCGCCGACAGCATGTACGCCGGCACCGTCTACGTCGGCGGCGTCGTGGGCGCCCCGGGGTCCGACGTGGTGGAGGGGGAGATCGCCCCGGACGAGGAGGCGATGCTCCGGGAGCGGCTCGATCGCTGGGCCGTGCCCGCCCCGGCCGGCTTCCGCAAGCTCGTCTCGGGCCGAAGGCTCTGGAACTTCCAGCGGGCCGACCTGGAATTCTGGAAAGACGCGCTCTGA
- a CDS encoding IS5 family transposase, whose protein sequence is MRIRRPYELTDGQYARIEDLLPTNGRRGGQWDDHRTTLDGIGRILRTGARRREPPGRDGKCKSAYGRFNRRSEDGPLGRVRRRLHARPDRLRRLDFDLRCVDGSGIRASRSAAGARRRVDGEPGDHALGRSRGGFGTKPHLIVDGDGPPRAASISPGQAPESKRREPVLQAVRIPRAGRGRPRSRPKAPAGGRGHSSPRARRHLRRRRTKAVIPTRKDQRRSPRFDEASDRRRNVVERCIDWLKESRRIGTRHEKPAVSFMGMVKPAMIRRCQRLLAS, encoded by the coding sequence GTGCGGATCCGACGCCCCTACGAGTTGACCGACGGGCAGTACGCCCGGATCGAGGACCTGCTACCGACCAACGGCCGTCGCGGCGGCCAGTGGGATGACCACCGCACCACCCTCGATGGCATCGGTCGGATCCTCCGCACCGGGGCCCGGCGACGCGAGCCGCCCGGCCGCGACGGCAAGTGCAAGTCGGCCTACGGCCGCTTCAATCGCCGGAGCGAGGACGGGCCACTCGGCCGCGTCCGTCGCCGGCTCCACGCCCGGCCGGACCGGCTCCGGCGGCTGGACTTCGACCTGCGGTGCGTCGACGGCAGCGGCATCCGGGCCAGCCGCTCGGCGGCCGGGGCCCGGCGGCGCGTCGATGGGGAGCCGGGCGACCATGCCCTGGGCCGGTCCCGCGGCGGCTTCGGCACCAAGCCCCACCTGATCGTCGATGGCGATGGCCCGCCCCGCGCCGCGTCGATCTCGCCGGGGCAGGCCCCCGAGTCGAAGCGCCGGGAGCCGGTGCTCCAGGCCGTGCGGATCCCCCGAGCCGGACGGGGCCGGCCGAGGAGCCGCCCCAAGGCCCCGGCCGGGGGCAGGGGCCACAGCTCCCCCCGAGCCCGCCGCCACCTGCGACGCCGCCGGACCAAGGCGGTGATCCCGACCCGCAAGGACCAGCGACGGAGCCCGCGCTTCGACGAGGCGAGCGATCGCCGACGCAACGTGGTGGAGCGGTGCATCGACTGGCTCAAGGAGAGCCGGCGGATCGGGACCCGTCACGAGAAGCCGGCGGTGAGCTTCATGGGGATGGTCAAGCCGGCCATGATCCGCCGCTGCCAGCGCCTCCTCGCTTCGTGA
- a CDS encoding site-specific integrase, which yields MPSRSPRIPSYGLHKPTGQTRVRIDGRDVYLGRFDSDESRERYRRVVAEWLSTGTAPEPSRGVAPGGAGGRPPGGPTVAELLVRFLRHAEVHYRHADGTPTGTTEKFKVALRLLRSLYARTAVADFGPKALNSVRAELLRRGLSRSTINFHVGKVVQVFKWGVAEELVPPAVYQAIVAVPGLRRGRTEARETKPVGPVPEAYVEAVLPHVSRQVRAMIEIQRLTGMRPGEVVSMRTADLDTSGRLWVYRPARHKTEHHGRQRVIYLGPKAQGLLGPWVRTELEAPLFSPAEADAEFRSRKRAARKSKVQPSQRARRKASPKRRHGDHYSVGAYG from the coding sequence ATGCCCTCCCGATCACCCCGCATCCCGTCCTACGGGCTCCACAAGCCCACGGGCCAGACCCGCGTCCGCATCGACGGCCGGGATGTCTACCTCGGCAGGTTCGACAGCGACGAGAGCCGCGAGCGATACCGGCGCGTCGTCGCCGAGTGGCTCTCGACCGGGACCGCCCCCGAGCCGTCCCGGGGCGTCGCCCCGGGCGGAGCAGGGGGGAGGCCGCCCGGCGGCCCCACCGTCGCCGAGCTGCTGGTCCGGTTCCTCCGCCACGCCGAGGTGCACTACCGGCACGCGGACGGGACGCCCACCGGGACCACGGAGAAGTTCAAGGTGGCCCTCCGGCTGCTCCGCAGCCTGTACGCGCGGACGGCGGTCGCCGACTTCGGGCCGAAGGCGCTCAATTCCGTCCGGGCGGAGCTGCTCCGTCGGGGCCTGAGCCGCTCGACGATCAACTTCCACGTCGGGAAGGTCGTCCAGGTGTTCAAGTGGGGGGTGGCCGAGGAGCTGGTCCCCCCGGCCGTCTACCAGGCTATCGTGGCCGTCCCGGGGCTCCGGCGCGGGAGGACCGAGGCCAGGGAGACGAAGCCCGTCGGGCCCGTCCCCGAGGCGTACGTCGAGGCCGTCCTGCCCCACGTCTCCCGCCAGGTCCGGGCGATGATCGAGATCCAACGGCTTACGGGCATGAGGCCGGGCGAGGTGGTCTCGATGAGGACGGCCGACCTCGACACGTCCGGCCGCCTCTGGGTCTACCGACCTGCTCGCCACAAGACCGAGCACCACGGACGGCAGCGGGTCATCTACCTCGGGCCGAAGGCGCAGGGACTCCTCGGGCCCTGGGTCCGCACGGAGCTGGAGGCGCCCCTGTTCAGCCCGGCCGAGGCGGACGCCGAGTTCCGTTCCCGCAAGCGGGCGGCGAGGAAGAGCAAGGTGCAGCCGTCCCAGCGGGCCAGGCGGAAGGCCAGCCCGAAGCGACGGCACGGGGACCACTACAGCGTCGGAGCCTACGGCTAA
- a CDS encoding transposase, giving the protein MAALVTDELWRAIAPHLPPPPPSPKGGRPRVEDRQALAGILFVLREGLRWRSPPAESGCGSGSTRGRRFAEWTAAGVWDRAHAHLLAALGERGLLDLERCALDSASTRAVEGGRTPQEGGVSGRDACSGFVGDLLDGIVLGGDGFGANQVVVEGRDGGEVPVDGRGGEGPGQSLRPPAGNLAQEGE; this is encoded by the coding sequence ATGGCTGCCCTGGTGACCGACGAGCTCTGGCGGGCGATCGCCCCGCACCTGCCGCCCCCTCCGCCGTCCCCCAAGGGGGGCCGTCCCCGGGTCGAGGACCGGCAGGCCCTGGCCGGCATCCTCTTCGTGCTGCGCGAGGGCCTGCGTTGGCGGTCGCCGCCGGCCGAGTCGGGCTGCGGCTCGGGCAGCACCCGCGGGCGACGGTTCGCCGAGTGGACCGCCGCGGGGGTCTGGGACAGGGCCCATGCCCACTTGCTCGCCGCGCTCGGCGAGCGGGGGCTCCTGGACCTCGAGCGATGCGCCCTCGACTCGGCCTCCACGCGGGCCGTAGAAGGGGGGCGCACACCGCAGGAAGGGGGTGTATCGGGCCGAGACGCGTGCAGCGGCTTCGTCGGAGACCTTCTGGATGGGATTGTCCTGGGCGGTGACGGCTTCGGTGCCAATCAGGTAGTCGTAGAAGGTCGAGACGGCGGCGAGGTTCCGGTTGATGGTCGTGGGGGCGAGGGGCCGGGCCAATCCCTTCGGCCCCCGGCCGGGAACCTCGCGCAAGAAGGCGAGTAG
- a CDS encoding SOS response-associated peptidase, protein MPASSLGVPPFAVNVHITLWKAAGKGRTPYYFHLRDDPPFAFAGLWECWSKGPEPIDSVAIITTEPNELVAPVHDRMPVILRPEEFGQWLDPQEQEADLLSLLAPLTAGWMDPYPVGKLIGSPKNDRPECIERAAT, encoded by the coding sequence ATGCCGGCTTCCTCTCTCGGTGTACCGCCGTTCGCCGTGAATGTCCACATAACTCTGTGGAAGGCCGCGGGGAAGGGCAGGACGCCATACTACTTCCACCTCCGCGACGACCCGCCCTTTGCCTTCGCTGGCCTGTGGGAATGCTGGTCGAAGGGCCCAGAGCCGATCGACAGCGTCGCCATCATCACGACCGAGCCGAATGAACTGGTCGCCCCGGTTCACGACCGGATGCCGGTGATCCTCCGGCCCGAGGAATTCGGTCAGTGGCTCGACCCTCAGGAGCAGGAAGCGGACCTGCTCTCGCTCCTGGCACCGCTTACGGCCGGGTGGATGGATCCGTATCCGGTCGGCAAGCTCATCGGCAGCCCGAAGAACGACCGGCCGGAGTGCATCGAGCGGGCGGCCACCTGA
- a CDS encoding IS701 family transposase, which produces MEAIGWVDADTFYCNAERVRFPSLRGRPLGVLGNNGACVIARSSEMKRAGITVGDPIWEAKVRCPNGVFLKRDFDWLGDVSGRMLEELRTLSPLAEYFSIDEMGFEALPIGGSYQGTAEAVRGQIRERVGVPTTTGIARTRTLAKLLCDVAKPFGAAAVLTPAEEESLLVTLPVTELCGIGKRRAAVLAGVGIGTCLEFARADRRLIRRLLTVVGEAIWYEVNGEAVLPLKEERPRHKMISRGGSLGRETADPYMIHGWMVRNLERLIEEFRFHRLKAGRISLLLCYRKGKDRHGITRGGRSSVVPPSDRFDSLYAVVSPKTCTPTGLLLHLERGISRSDLDGLITTSSGPAPGDAPMTDATLLWSIWQALLARFAWAFNRPGHRRFVEWVTGLALNVEEHTVTQSVLALDRPADWRAMERFAEYGAWDAGAVTRSLTRLVEQAPGRTWHGYHAPAVDDTKVHRSGKHVWGTCTFHEYTARCPNRAATVRAHNWVVLGALLDEPGRPAWFLPVSGRLYFRKSQLPARSGFVGPKVGFRTKCELAVELIREQARITGGRHLAVFDGGYALKSVIRPLVTPEGDSPRIEFLTRLRHDARLHAPPPTGRREGQRGPMPKWGKKLEPPRRGGRWSGPWHEGHALVYGRRRRVRWKEVVGRWRVAGHGVPIKAVVACVEGYKKRFALVTSAVELTGLQMVELFAARFRQEDGFRDLKQRLGWEQCRAWTRKPIERTSQAQWVTMSLLRLAQFRLEAAGEVGWWFRPPWNRKKDRPSVLDVERLLRRHGPEIRRLLSEWLGEGREDGSRRSCGGVGGVGGVGG; this is translated from the coding sequence ATGGAGGCGATCGGCTGGGTTGACGCGGACACATTCTACTGCAACGCCGAGCGCGTGCGGTTCCCGAGCCTGCGCGGCCGCCCGCTGGGCGTCCTCGGCAACAATGGGGCCTGCGTGATCGCCCGCAGCTCGGAGATGAAGCGGGCGGGCATCACCGTCGGCGACCCGATCTGGGAGGCCAAGGTCCGGTGCCCGAACGGGGTGTTCCTCAAGCGCGACTTCGATTGGCTGGGCGACGTCTCCGGCCGGATGCTGGAGGAGCTCCGTACGCTGTCCCCGCTGGCGGAATACTTCTCGATCGATGAGATGGGCTTCGAGGCGCTGCCCATCGGCGGATCCTATCAAGGGACGGCCGAGGCGGTCCGAGGCCAGATCCGCGAGCGGGTCGGCGTGCCGACGACGACGGGGATCGCGCGGACCCGCACGCTGGCCAAGCTGCTCTGCGACGTCGCCAAGCCGTTCGGCGCCGCCGCCGTGCTCACGCCGGCCGAGGAGGAGTCGCTGCTCGTCACCCTACCCGTCACGGAGCTGTGCGGGATCGGCAAGCGGCGGGCCGCCGTCCTGGCCGGGGTCGGCATCGGCACCTGCCTGGAGTTCGCCAGGGCGGATCGGCGATTGATCCGTCGTCTCCTCACCGTCGTGGGCGAGGCGATCTGGTACGAGGTCAATGGCGAGGCGGTGCTGCCGCTCAAGGAGGAGCGGCCGAGGCACAAGATGATCAGCCGGGGTGGCAGCCTCGGGCGGGAGACCGCCGACCCCTACATGATCCACGGCTGGATGGTCCGGAACCTGGAGCGACTGATCGAGGAGTTCCGCTTCCACCGGCTCAAGGCCGGGCGGATCAGCCTGCTGCTCTGCTATCGCAAGGGGAAGGACCGCCACGGCATCACGCGGGGCGGGCGGTCGTCGGTCGTGCCGCCCTCGGATCGCTTCGACTCCCTCTATGCAGTAGTTTCCCCGAAAACCTGCACTCCTACCGGCCTCCTGTTGCATCTTGAGCGGGGCATCTCCCGATCGGACCTTGATGGGTTGATCACCACCTCATCCGGTCCCGCACCAGGAGATGCCCCGATGACCGACGCTACGCTGCTCTGGTCGATCTGGCAAGCACTGCTCGCCCGCTTCGCCTGGGCCTTCAACCGGCCCGGACACCGCCGCTTCGTCGAGTGGGTCACCGGCCTGGCCCTCAACGTCGAGGAGCATACCGTCACGCAGTCGGTCCTGGCCCTCGACCGGCCGGCCGACTGGCGGGCGATGGAACGCTTCGCCGAGTACGGGGCCTGGGATGCCGGGGCCGTCACCCGCAGCCTGACCCGGCTCGTCGAGCAGGCCCCCGGCCGCACCTGGCACGGCTATCACGCCCCGGCGGTCGATGACACCAAGGTCCACCGCTCGGGCAAGCACGTCTGGGGAACCTGCACGTTCCACGAGTACACCGCCCGCTGCCCCAACCGGGCCGCCACCGTCCGGGCCCATAACTGGGTCGTGCTCGGGGCCTTGCTCGATGAGCCCGGTCGGCCCGCCTGGTTCCTGCCGGTCTCGGGACGGCTCTACTTCCGCAAGTCGCAACTGCCGGCCCGGTCGGGGTTCGTCGGGCCGAAGGTGGGCTTCCGCACGAAGTGCGAACTGGCCGTGGAACTGATCCGGGAGCAGGCCCGGATCACCGGCGGGCGGCACCTGGCCGTCTTCGACGGCGGCTACGCCCTGAAGAGCGTGATCCGGCCGCTGGTCACGCCCGAGGGCGACTCGCCCCGCATCGAGTTCCTGACCCGGCTGCGGCACGACGCCCGGCTGCACGCCCCGCCGCCGACCGGACGCCGCGAGGGGCAGCGGGGGCCGATGCCGAAGTGGGGCAAGAAGCTGGAGCCGCCCCGCCGGGGCGGCCGGTGGTCCGGGCCGTGGCACGAGGGGCACGCCCTGGTCTACGGCCGGCGGCGGCGGGTCCGCTGGAAGGAGGTCGTCGGCCGGTGGCGGGTGGCCGGCCATGGGGTGCCCATCAAGGCGGTCGTCGCCTGCGTCGAGGGGTACAAGAAGCGGTTCGCCCTGGTCACCTCGGCCGTGGAGTTGACCGGGCTTCAGATGGTCGAGTTGTTCGCCGCCCGCTTCCGGCAGGAGGACGGATTTCGAGACCTAAAGCAGCGGTTGGGATGGGAGCAGTGCCGGGCCTGGACGAGGAAGCCGATCGAGCGGACGAGCCAGGCCCAGTGGGTGACGATGAGCCTGCTGCGGCTGGCCCAGTTCCGGCTGGAGGCGGCCGGCGAGGTGGGCTGGTGGTTCCGGCCGCCGTGGAACCGCAAGAAGGACCGGCCGAGCGTGCTCGATGTCGAACGACTGCTGCGACGGCACGGCCCGGAAATCCGGCGGCTCCTGTCGGAATGGCTGGGAGAAGGGCGGGAGGACGGTTCGAGGCGGTCGTGCGGCGGGGTCGGCGGGGTCGGCGGGGTCGGCGGGTAG